One window of the Niallia circulans genome contains the following:
- a CDS encoding EcsC family protein, giving the protein MNEYEQRALKEVEEWKWKIQKRSSILNRVSKKAQNKINSYIPAKVHQTLTEAIKQMIQATLAGSNIIKKKNPSIFRSLQGKDEELTKKISQFQKIAVVEGAGTGAGGILLGLADFPLLLSIKMNFLMEAAATYGYDTDQVEERIYLLYIFQLAFSSEEKRREVLEIIENWEEEKHRVATLNWQDLQQEYRDFIDFVKMLQLVPGIGAAVGAYANYNLMDQLGEAAKNVYRWRYFQEQNK; this is encoded by the coding sequence ATGAATGAATATGAACAAAGAGCATTAAAAGAAGTAGAAGAGTGGAAATGGAAAATCCAAAAACGGTCTTCTATTTTAAATAGAGTATCCAAAAAGGCGCAAAATAAAATAAATTCTTATATACCGGCTAAAGTTCATCAAACCCTTACGGAAGCAATTAAACAGATGATTCAAGCAACACTTGCTGGCAGCAATATTATCAAGAAAAAAAATCCATCTATCTTCCGTTCTTTGCAAGGAAAAGATGAAGAGTTAACGAAAAAAATAAGTCAATTTCAAAAGATTGCTGTTGTAGAAGGTGCCGGAACGGGGGCTGGTGGGATATTGCTTGGATTGGCTGATTTTCCATTATTGCTTTCGATCAAAATGAACTTTTTAATGGAAGCCGCAGCCACATATGGTTACGATACGGATCAAGTGGAAGAAAGAATCTATTTGCTCTATATCTTTCAGTTAGCTTTTTCAAGTGAAGAAAAACGAAGAGAAGTTTTAGAGATAATAGAGAATTGGGAAGAAGAAAAGCACAGAGTTGCTACCCTTAATTGGCAGGATTTACAGCAGGAATATCGAGATTTTATTGATTTTGTAAAAATGCTGCAATTGGTGCCAGGAATTGGGGCAGCTGTGGGTGCCTACGCTAATTATAATTTAATGGATCAATTGGGAGAAGCAGCTAAAAATGTTTATCGCTGGCGTTACTTTCAGGAACAAAACAAATGA
- a CDS encoding M20 family metallopeptidase: protein MLQIIWEQLDNYYNEMVKIRRYLHQYPELSFKEIKTAQYIISFYEKLGIQVTGNVGGNGVVAKISGGKPGKTVALRADFDALPIHDEKNVAYKSKVSGVMHACGHDGHTATLLILAKVINEFKEELAGNFVFIHQHAEESNPGGAKAMIEAGCLENVEAIFGTHLWATLPTGTISYKAGPMMAAADEFKIKIQGQGGHGAQPHKTKDSLVTASQLVLNLQQIVSRKVNPIHHAVLTVGYLESGNAFNVIADTAILGGTVRTFDEETQLLIKEELERVIKGTCYTANSTYEYDYDDGYPAVVNHPEETSLLAHCAEKVPGVIVLEGEPELTGEDFSYYLQHVKGTFFFTGAMPDTNGPTYPHHHPKFDINEEAMLIAAKTLGSTAITYNISLSPAKARTNLNS from the coding sequence ATGTTACAAATTATATGGGAACAACTAGATAACTATTATAATGAAATGGTTAAAATACGGAGATACCTTCATCAATACCCTGAATTATCATTCAAAGAGATTAAAACAGCTCAATATATCATCTCTTTCTATGAAAAATTAGGAATTCAAGTTACAGGAAACGTCGGAGGTAATGGAGTAGTCGCAAAAATATCAGGGGGGAAACCTGGCAAAACAGTTGCGCTCCGTGCTGATTTTGACGCTCTTCCAATCCATGATGAAAAGAATGTTGCTTATAAGTCAAAGGTTTCAGGTGTCATGCACGCCTGTGGTCATGATGGGCATACTGCAACCTTATTAATACTTGCTAAAGTAATAAATGAGTTTAAAGAAGAATTAGCAGGGAATTTTGTTTTTATTCACCAGCATGCTGAAGAATCAAATCCAGGTGGAGCAAAAGCGATGATTGAAGCAGGCTGCCTGGAAAATGTGGAGGCTATATTTGGCACTCATTTATGGGCTACACTTCCCACAGGGACTATTTCCTATAAAGCAGGACCCATGATGGCAGCAGCAGATGAATTTAAAATTAAAATCCAAGGTCAAGGGGGACATGGAGCACAGCCGCACAAAACGAAGGATTCTCTTGTTACCGCATCTCAACTGGTCCTTAACCTTCAACAAATTGTCAGCAGAAAAGTAAATCCTATCCACCATGCCGTTTTAACAGTAGGCTACCTTGAATCTGGTAATGCTTTTAATGTAATTGCTGACACAGCGATCCTAGGGGGAACAGTCCGGACGTTTGATGAAGAAACGCAATTACTTATCAAGGAAGAGCTGGAGAGAGTAATAAAAGGCACGTGCTATACAGCAAATAGTACGTATGAATATGATTACGATGACGGCTATCCAGCAGTCGTTAATCATCCTGAGGAAACCTCCCTTTTAGCTCATTGTGCGGAAAAAGTTCCGGGAGTGATCGTCCTAGAAGGAGAACCGGAATTAACTGGCGAGGACTTCTCTTATTATCTGCAGCATGTAAAAGGTACCTTTTTCTTTACAGGAGCAATGCCCGATACAAATGGTCCGACTTATCCGCACCACCATCCTAAATTTGATATTAATGAAGAAGCTATGCTTATTGCCGCAAAAACATTAGGTTCTACTGCTATTACTTATAATATTTCCTTAAGCCCAGCAAAGGCTAGGACTAACTTAAATTCATAA
- a CDS encoding phosphatase PAP2 family protein → MDIRKSKMAWVLIIVSFLLFILLILAVNGQAILAFDTELAHFIHTLFPASFLLFWEGMSSIADKIGIGIIAFLFILFLWWKKKDFVGIAAFVFCVGLGNELNKWVKDLVARPRPIAAAALETDSYSFPSGHAMVGLLLYLFIAHILAKEIKGNAGKLILAAIAFMVILLIGISRIVLEAHYPTDVIGGYLLGGIWLFVWVGLYETFYDRFHKQKGAGTKLSS, encoded by the coding sequence ATGGATATTAGAAAATCAAAAATGGCCTGGGTATTAATTATCGTGTCATTCTTATTGTTTATCCTGCTAATCCTAGCTGTAAATGGACAAGCAATATTAGCATTTGATACAGAACTAGCCCATTTTATACATACATTATTTCCAGCTAGTTTTCTTCTTTTTTGGGAAGGCATGTCATCCATTGCAGATAAAATAGGCATTGGAATTATCGCTTTCCTATTTATTCTTTTTCTTTGGTGGAAAAAGAAAGATTTTGTAGGAATTGCAGCATTTGTCTTTTGTGTTGGACTAGGAAATGAACTGAATAAGTGGGTGAAAGATTTAGTGGCAAGACCTAGACCTATAGCTGCTGCAGCATTAGAGACAGACAGCTATAGTTTTCCTAGTGGGCATGCAATGGTAGGTTTACTCCTGTATCTATTTATTGCACATATTCTAGCGAAAGAAATAAAAGGGAATGCAGGAAAGCTGATTTTGGCAGCTATTGCTTTTATGGTCATTTTGCTAATTGGTATAAGCAGAATTGTTTTAGAGGCCCACTATCCAACAGATGTTATTGGCGGTTATTTATTAGGAGGGATCTGGCTGTTTGTATGGGTAGGTCTTTATGAAACATTTTATGATCGATTTCATAAACAAAAAGGAGCAGGAACAAAACTAAGTAGCTAA
- the liaF gene encoding cell wall-active antibiotics response protein LiaF: MRKSISKIMFSISLLIVGVILLLVNIGVISLEIKKLFVIIYPFLLLVYGLLSLYQITLKQKSNLFFTLFILTFATLLLLDRFQVLEFRFIDFWKLWPLILILMALGLIKPKFTFEDDSGGKSYTKKSNLMGDVKYNTDNWAVEPMEISHGLGDVYIDFSKAFIPEGETELFIHARIGDVKIIVPDDLAIYVHAEVKIGEVRILQSVKEGIGNTLEHKSAYYEEAIKKIKLNILLDIGDITVQKV; encoded by the coding sequence TTGAGAAAATCAATCTCCAAAATAATGTTTTCAATTAGTTTACTTATTGTAGGAGTAATTTTATTACTTGTTAATATTGGTGTCATTTCCTTGGAAATAAAAAAATTATTTGTCATAATATATCCGTTTTTGCTGCTTGTTTATGGGCTGCTTTCTCTCTATCAAATAACATTAAAGCAAAAAAGTAATTTATTTTTCACTTTATTTATTCTTACTTTCGCTACTCTTCTCCTTTTGGATCGTTTTCAAGTATTAGAATTTAGATTTATTGACTTTTGGAAGTTATGGCCATTAATTCTTATTTTAATGGCACTTGGACTCATCAAACCTAAGTTCACTTTTGAGGATGACAGTGGTGGAAAAAGTTATACAAAGAAATCCAACCTCATGGGAGATGTTAAATATAATACAGATAATTGGGCTGTCGAACCGATGGAGATTTCTCATGGGTTAGGGGATGTCTATATTGATTTTAGCAAAGCTTTTATTCCTGAAGGAGAAACCGAGCTGTTTATCCATGCGAGGATTGGTGATGTGAAAATTATTGTTCCAGATGATCTAGCCATTTATGTTCATGCCGAAGTGAAAATTGGAGAAGTACGAATTCTTCAGTCGGTTAAGGAAGGAATTGGAAATACTTTAGAGCATAAATCTGCCTATTATGAAGAGGCAATAAAAAAAATAAAGCTAAATATTTTGCTTGATATAGGCGATATTACAGTGCAAAAGGTATAA
- a CDS encoding sensor histidine kinase → MRQTISRYGYYRNIVLTSLSISLLLFISIYLFPNFVTSRIGNIIFAVNCFFLITLVGFYFAFKWSGKIKKQLDEIFWFISSLRRGKIPQKMLLASSEYVYDVKEELNQLADYQQEQIHSLQRLANEKTTLGQTAHNAAVIEERQRLARDLHDVVSQQLFALNMMSSAAYKIFDQDPALAKQQLQEIVSIAGKAQGEMRALLLHLRPIELSNDTLCDGIIKLIQELKGKTMLHFSASIDEIDGLSTAGQEHLFRIVQEALSNVLRHSHADKVRIILEERGEYASLHISDNGKGFDPTIERIASYGLKTMRERCEEIGGVMELRSKIGEGTYIDIRVPTKGWEND, encoded by the coding sequence ATGAGACAGACAATTAGTCGTTATGGATATTATCGAAATATCGTTTTAACAAGTTTGAGTATTTCTTTGCTGCTATTTATTAGTATCTATTTATTTCCGAATTTTGTAACGTCTAGGATAGGGAATATTATTTTTGCTGTCAACTGTTTTTTTCTGATAACATTGGTGGGTTTTTATTTTGCCTTTAAATGGAGCGGCAAAATAAAGAAACAATTAGATGAAATATTTTGGTTTATATCGTCTTTAAGGAGAGGAAAAATACCGCAAAAAATGCTGCTTGCATCAAGTGAGTATGTTTATGATGTAAAAGAAGAACTTAATCAACTTGCTGATTATCAACAAGAGCAAATTCATTCTTTGCAGAGATTAGCAAATGAAAAAACAACGCTTGGACAAACAGCCCACAATGCTGCAGTAATAGAAGAAAGACAACGACTGGCAAGAGATTTACATGATGTTGTTAGTCAGCAATTATTTGCATTAAATATGATGTCTTCTGCTGCATATAAAATTTTTGACCAGGATCCTGCTTTAGCAAAGCAACAGTTACAGGAGATTGTTTCGATTGCAGGCAAGGCGCAAGGGGAAATGCGTGCATTATTGCTTCATCTAAGACCAATTGAATTAAGCAATGATACGTTGTGTGATGGCATAATCAAACTTATTCAAGAGCTGAAAGGAAAAACAATGCTTCATTTTTCTGCAAGCATCGATGAAATAGATGGTCTATCTACGGCTGGGCAGGAACATCTTTTTCGCATTGTTCAAGAGGCTTTATCCAATGTGCTTCGTCATTCCCATGCAGATAAAGTAAGAATCATTTTGGAAGAGCGAGGTGAATATGCTTCTCTACATATAAGTGATAATGGCAAAGGCTTTGATCCGACGATAGAGAGGATTGCATCATATGGGTTAAAGACAATGAGAGAGCGCTGTGAGGAAATTGGTGGTGTGATGGAACTTCGATCAAAAATTGGGGAAGGTACCTATATTGATATTAGAGTGCCAACAAAGGGGTGGGAAAATGATTAG